One region of Hugenholtzia roseola DSM 9546 genomic DNA includes:
- a CDS encoding AbrB/MazE/SpoVT family DNA-binding domain-containing protein — MQVSVIQIGNSKGIRISKNLLDKYQITDKVELILENDYIILKPISEPRKNWEAAFAEMHRNGDDTLLIDGVLDDENWD; from the coding sequence ATGCAAGTTTCAGTAATACAGATTGGCAACTCAAAAGGCATCAGGATAAGTAAAAACCTCTTAGATAAGTATCAAATTACTGACAAAGTAGAACTTATTTTAGAGAATGATTATATCATCTTAAAACCTATTTCTGAACCCCGAAAAAATTGGGAAGCTGCCTTTGCAGAAATGCACCGTAACGGGGACGACACGTTACTCATTGATGGTGTTCTTGACGACGAAAATTGGGACTAA